The Salminus brasiliensis chromosome 8, fSalBra1.hap2, whole genome shotgun sequence genome has a window encoding:
- the upf3a gene encoding regulator of nonsense transcripts 3A isoform X2: MRAEREPTTGSRERSIVEIQFRDSQREQESSSANQKQKEEKKEIFTKVVIRRLPPSLSKDQLEEHLSPLPSFDYFEFFPADQSLYPHLFSRAYINFKNPEDIVLFRDRFDGYVFIDNKGQEYPAIVEFAPFQKVSKKKLKKKDAKAGSIEEDPEYKRFLENYSCDEEKSMANPETLLGEIEAKTRELIAKRTTPLLEYIKNKKLEKQRIREEKREERRRRELEKKRQREEEKRKRREEERRKRKEAEKQKKLTEKEIKIKLLKKCDRDDEVDSDRLRDKGDSGETDRNKWEKPAGHTKSKEPKDKAQLESDKEQREGHGRRQRDKEHRGREEERKRQRHHYEFDKFMRRKEETKWGKGYCQDRAKKDGHHHGYSYCPETGDKLGKEDRDDMGNRKERIRNKDRPAMQLYQPGARNRKRMGSGNKAFDFSPISPESGAEHCYELALGTGSEKSGDE; this comes from the exons atgAGGGCTGAAAGGGAGCCGACGACAGGAAGCAGGGAGAGAAGCATCGTCGAGATCCAGTTCAGGGACTCCCAGAGGGAGCAGGAGAGCAGCTCGGCCAACCAAaagcagaaagaggagaagaaagaaatcTTTACTAAG GTTGTTATTCGCCGGCTGCCACCCAGTCTATCAAAAGACCAGCTTGAAGAGCATCTCAGTCCACTGCCTTCTTTCGACTATTTTGAATTCTTTCCGGCTGATCAAAG CCTGTACCCACATCTTTTCTCCAGAGCATACATCAACTTTAAAAATCCTGAGGACATCGTTCTCTTCAGAGACCGCTTTGATGGATATGTTTTCATTGACAATAAAG GCCAAGAGTATCCAGCCATTGTAGAATTTGCTCCTTTTCAAAAAGTTTCCAAGAAGAAGCTCAAGAAGAAAGATGCCAAGGCAGGAAGCATTGAGGAAG ACCCAGAATACAAACGCTTTCTGGAGAACTACTCTTGTGATGAGGAGAAGTCAATGGCCAACCCAGAAACACTGCTGGGGGAGATTGAGGCTAAAACTAGAGAGCTCATAG CGAAAAGGACGACACCGCTGCTGGAATACATTAAGAACAAGAAATTAGAGAAACAG AGAATCCGtgaggaaaaaagagaagagaggcgACGGAGAGAGCTGGAAAAGAAACGgcaaagagaagaagagaagaggaaacgcagggaggaggagaggcgGAAACGTAAGGAggcagagaaacagaagaaacTTACTGAAAAGGAGATCAAAATCAAA CTCTTGAAGAAGTGTGAcagagatgatgaggtggactcagacagactgagagataAAGGAGACAGTGGAGAGACCGACAGGAACAAGTGGGAGAAACCGGCTGGCCACACCAAGTCAAAGGAACCAAAGGACAA AGCTCAGCTGGAGAGCGATAAGGAGCAGCGCGAAGGCCATGGCCGCCGGCAGCGGGACAAGGAGCACCGGGGCAGAGAGGAGGAGCGCAAGCGGCAGCGGCACCACTATGAGTTCGACAAGTTCATGCGCCGTAAGGAGGAGACTAAATGGGGCAAAGGCTACTGTCAGGACAGGGCCAAGAAAGACGGCCATCACCATGGCTATTCGTACTGCCCGGAGACGGGGGACAAGCTGGGCAAGGAGGACAGGGACGATATGGGCAACAGGAAGGAGCGCATTCGCAATAAG GACCGGCCTGCCATGCAGCTGTACCAGCCAGGCGCCCGCAACCGTAAGCGCATGGGCTCCGGGAACAAAGCCTTCGACTTCAGCCCCATCTCTCCAGAGTCTGGAGCCGAGCACTGCTACGAGCTGGCCTTAGGGACGGGCTCTGAGAAAAGTGGAGATGAGTGA
- the upf3a gene encoding regulator of nonsense transcripts 3A isoform X1: protein MRAEREPTTGSRERSIVEIQFRDSQREQESSSANQKQKEEKKEIFTKVVIRRLPPSLSKDQLEEHLSPLPSFDYFEFFPADQSLYPHLFSRAYINFKNPEDIVLFRDRFDGYVFIDNKGQEYPAIVEFAPFQKVSKKKLKKKDAKAGSIEEDPEYKRFLENYSCDEEKSMANPETLLGEIEAKTRELIAKRTTPLLEYIKNKKLEKQRIREEKREERRRRELEKKRQREEEKRKRREEERRKRKEAEKQKKLTEKEIKIKLLKKCDRDDEVDSDRLRDKGDSGETDRNKWEKPAGHTKSKEPKDKAQLESDKEQREGHGRRQRDKEHRGREEERKRQRHHYEFDKFMRRKEETKWGKGYCQDRAKKDGHHHGYSYCPETGDKLGKEDRDDMGNRKERIRNKSVLVHQEKRTSQSEGTDQIGGALPAKDRPAMQLYQPGARNRKRMGSGNKAFDFSPISPESGAEHCYELALGTGSEKSGDE from the exons atgAGGGCTGAAAGGGAGCCGACGACAGGAAGCAGGGAGAGAAGCATCGTCGAGATCCAGTTCAGGGACTCCCAGAGGGAGCAGGAGAGCAGCTCGGCCAACCAAaagcagaaagaggagaagaaagaaatcTTTACTAAG GTTGTTATTCGCCGGCTGCCACCCAGTCTATCAAAAGACCAGCTTGAAGAGCATCTCAGTCCACTGCCTTCTTTCGACTATTTTGAATTCTTTCCGGCTGATCAAAG CCTGTACCCACATCTTTTCTCCAGAGCATACATCAACTTTAAAAATCCTGAGGACATCGTTCTCTTCAGAGACCGCTTTGATGGATATGTTTTCATTGACAATAAAG GCCAAGAGTATCCAGCCATTGTAGAATTTGCTCCTTTTCAAAAAGTTTCCAAGAAGAAGCTCAAGAAGAAAGATGCCAAGGCAGGAAGCATTGAGGAAG ACCCAGAATACAAACGCTTTCTGGAGAACTACTCTTGTGATGAGGAGAAGTCAATGGCCAACCCAGAAACACTGCTGGGGGAGATTGAGGCTAAAACTAGAGAGCTCATAG CGAAAAGGACGACACCGCTGCTGGAATACATTAAGAACAAGAAATTAGAGAAACAG AGAATCCGtgaggaaaaaagagaagagaggcgACGGAGAGAGCTGGAAAAGAAACGgcaaagagaagaagagaagaggaaacgcagggaggaggagaggcgGAAACGTAAGGAggcagagaaacagaagaaacTTACTGAAAAGGAGATCAAAATCAAA CTCTTGAAGAAGTGTGAcagagatgatgaggtggactcagacagactgagagataAAGGAGACAGTGGAGAGACCGACAGGAACAAGTGGGAGAAACCGGCTGGCCACACCAAGTCAAAGGAACCAAAGGACAA AGCTCAGCTGGAGAGCGATAAGGAGCAGCGCGAAGGCCATGGCCGCCGGCAGCGGGACAAGGAGCACCGGGGCAGAGAGGAGGAGCGCAAGCGGCAGCGGCACCACTATGAGTTCGACAAGTTCATGCGCCGTAAGGAGGAGACTAAATGGGGCAAAGGCTACTGTCAGGACAGGGCCAAGAAAGACGGCCATCACCATGGCTATTCGTACTGCCCGGAGACGGGGGACAAGCTGGGCAAGGAGGACAGGGACGATATGGGCAACAGGAAGGAGCGCATTCGCAATAAG TCTGTGTTAGTGCATCAGGAGAAAAGGACCTCCCAGTCTGAGGGGACAGACCAGATAGGAGGGGCTCTGCCAGCCAAG GACCGGCCTGCCATGCAGCTGTACCAGCCAGGCGCCCGCAACCGTAAGCGCATGGGCTCCGGGAACAAAGCCTTCGACTTCAGCCCCATCTCTCCAGAGTCTGGAGCCGAGCACTGCTACGAGCTGGCCTTAGGGACGGGCTCTGAGAAAAGTGGAGATGAGTGA
- the p2ry8 gene encoding P2Y purinoceptor 8 — protein sequence MNMSSTVSKLDNATLSILQTKWSSNLVSAIYMVVTVVNLCGNGLSLWLLLLRTSPKTPSIIFMINLTITDLALGLVLPFQFIYQMQGYNWTLGPSMCNILTVVFFANMYCSILTMTAISVDRYMGIVQVMRFREWRHKTKYAICSCMVMWAIVLAILSPLETTDLTFHVRDLNITTCFDVLKKDMLPTTAHWAAFLFALFVVLFLCPFIITVYCYIRIICALVNSSKSNQKARAVRLAFIVLFVFVVCFAPNNILLLAHSITRLFFKKSLYMYYKLSLSLSCINSCVDPFIYYFASKEFRRKMRQMLGLRSLSTLENEMTDGHRDSLFSGRNVSNGNEEDGNVERHNNQGNASL from the coding sequence ATGAACATGAGCAGCACTGTCAGCAAGCTGGACAATGCCACCCTGTCTATACTTCAAACCAAATGGTCGAGCAATCTTGTCTCAGCCATCTACATGGTTGTGACTGTGGTCAACCTCTGTGGAAATGGCCTGTCCTTGTGGCTGCTGTTGCTTCGCACATCCCCAAAGACTCCCTCCATCATCttcatgatcaacctgaccatcACTGACCTTGCCCTGGGCTTAGTGCTCCCCTTTCAGTTTATATACCAGATGCAAGGCTACAACTGGACGCTGGGCCCGAGCATGTGCAACATCCTCACCGTAGTCTTCTTTGCCAACATGTATTGCTCCATTCTGACAATGACTGCGATAAGCGTTGATCGCTACATGGGCATTGTGCAGGTCATGCGCTTCAGGGAGTGGAGGCACAAGACCAAGTATGCTATTTGCTCATGCATGGTCATGTGGGCCATAGTCCTGGCTATTCTCAGCCCACTGGAGACCACAGATTTGACGTTTCATGTTAGAGACCTCAACATCACCACTTGCTTTGACGTTCTGAAGAAGGACATGCTTCCGACAACCGCACACTGGGCTGCCTTCCTGTTTGCCTTGTTTGTGGTGCTGTTCCTCTGCCCCTTCATCATAACTGTGTACTGCTATATCAGGATCATCTGTGCCCTGGTCAACAGCTCCAAGAGCAACCAGAAAGCCCGTGCTGTGCGCCTGGCCTTCATCGTCTTGTTCGTTTTTGTGGTCTGCTTTGCGCCCAACAACATATTGCTGCTGGCACATTCAATCACCCGGCTGTTCTTCAAAAAGTCTCTGTACATGTACTACAAGCTGTCCCTGTCGCTTAGCTGCATCAACAGCTGTGTAGACCCATTCATTTACTATTTCGCCTCAAAGGAGTTCCGCCGAAAGATGAGACAGATGTTGGGGCTGCGGAGCCTCAGCACGCTGGAAAATGAAATGACTGATGGTCACAGAGACAGCTTGTTCTCAGGTCGCAATGTTTCTAATGGTAATGAAGAAGATGGGAACGTAGAGAGGCACAATAATCAGGGCAATGCCAGCTTGTAG